In Odontesthes bonariensis isolate fOdoBon6 chromosome 9, fOdoBon6.hap1, whole genome shotgun sequence, the following proteins share a genomic window:
- the nek3 gene encoding serine/threonine-protein kinase Nek3 isoform X3, whose protein sequence is MEKYSHLRVIGEGSFGRAVLVQCKNTQEKYVIKEIQLPKNQSKLENSRKEAILLSKLKHPNIVAFREAFEVDDLLCIAMEYCGGGDLLQRIQQQKNTQFCVENILKWFAQMCSGAKHIHDKRVLHRDLKSKNIFLTNDGSVKLGDFGSACILNSSEAYAHAYVGTPYYVAPEIWDNKPYNNKSDVWSLGCVLYELCTLRHPFQAPSWKSLILKVCRGAYPPLPRHLPYELQYLVKQMFKTNPKDRPSVHTILTSHRVSRLLRSHVPSQAADNEKEGRRTGRWNREEGKKVANLLEEKSLINTSTFEDVLLPKGGCESTEPRPQRQWANEPPDTLLQVLAGASLASSDSMASAGSTHGVSEGPEDGQRRRRWERDPPERLLDMLEKAQLNKAFSTFLINRGG, encoded by the exons ATGGAGAAATACTCACACCTGAGAGTCATCGGAGAAGGCTCGTTCGGCCGGGCTGTGTTAGTCCAGTGTAAAAACACTCAGGAAAAATATGTGATCAAGGAAATCCAGCTGCCGAAG AATCAATCCAAATTGGAGAATTCGAGGAAAGAAGCCATCCTGCTGTCCAAATTGAAACATCCTAATATTGTGGCCTTCCGGGAGGCGTTTGAAG TGGACGACCTCCTTTGCATAGCTATGGAGTACTGTGGTGGAGGAGATCTGCTCCAGAGGATTCAGCAACAGAAAAACACGCAGTTCTGTGTTGAAAAT ATCTTAAAGTGGTTTGCTCAAATGTGTTCCGGTGCAAAGCATATCCACGATAAGAGGGTTTTACACAGAGATCTGAAGTCCAAG AACATTTTCCTGACGAATGATGGTTCAGTCAAGCTCGGAGACTTTGGCTCTGCATGTATTCTGAACAG CTCCGAGGCTTATGCTCATGCATATGTTGGCACACCATATTATGTTGCACCGGAAATCTGGGACAACAAGCCGTACAACAATAAGAG TGATGTGTGGTCGCTGGGCTGTGTCCTCTATGAACTCTGCACCCTGCGACACCCG TTCCAGGCACCGAGCTGGAAGAGCCTGATTCTGAAGGTGTGCCGGGGCGCATACCCTCCTCTTCCCAGGCACCTGCCCTATGAGCTGCAGTACTTGGTCAAGCAGATGTTTAAGACGAACCCAAAAGACAGGCCGTCCGTGCACACGATCCTGACCTCTCACCGGGTTTCCCGACTCCTGCGCTCACATGTGCCGTCGCAG GCCGCAGACAACGAGAAAGAGGGGAGGCGCACAGGTCGGTGGAACAGAGAAGAAGGGAAGAAAGTGGCTAATCTTCTGGAAGAGAAGAGTTTGATTAATACATCAACATTTGAAG ATGTGTTGTTACCCAAAGGCGGCTGTGAAAGCACCGAGCCCCGCCCTCAAAGGCAGTGGGCGAATGAGCCACCAGACACTCTGCTGCAGGTGTTAGCCGGTGCCAGCCTGGCCTCATCAGACAGCATGGCCTCGGCCGGTTCGACCCATG GTGTGTCAGAGGGGCCAGAGGACGGCCAGCGGAGGAGACGATGGGAGAGGGATCCTCCTGAGAGGCTTCTGGATATGCTGGAGAAGGCCCAGCTGAACAAAGCCTTCAGCACCTTTTTGATAAACAGAGGAG GGTGA
- the nek3 gene encoding serine/threonine-protein kinase Nek3 isoform X1: MEKYSHLRVIGEGSFGRAVLVQCKNTQEKYVIKEIQLPKNQSKLENSRKEAILLSKLKHPNIVAFREAFEVDDLLCIAMEYCGGGDLLQRIQQQKNTQFCVENILKWFAQMCSGAKHIHDKRVLHRDLKSKNIFLTNDGSVKLGDFGSACILNSSEAYAHAYVGTPYYVAPEIWDNKPYNNKSDVWSLGCVLYELCTLRHPFQAPSWKSLILKVCRGAYPPLPRHLPYELQYLVKQMFKTNPKDRPSVHTILTSHRVSRLLRSHVPSQAADNEKEGRRTGRWNREEGKKVANLLEEKSLINTSTFEDVLLPKGGCESTEPRPQRQWANEPPDTLLQVLAGASLASSDSMASAGSTHGVSEGPEDGQRRRRWERDPPERLLDMLEKAQLNKAFSTFLINRGDNNPLIGPLSQPQGDDTDGPEPEVLTDEHRLQSRSDDEDTDFEEESPCDWIEEVEKMLLEH, from the exons ATGGAGAAATACTCACACCTGAGAGTCATCGGAGAAGGCTCGTTCGGCCGGGCTGTGTTAGTCCAGTGTAAAAACACTCAGGAAAAATATGTGATCAAGGAAATCCAGCTGCCGAAG AATCAATCCAAATTGGAGAATTCGAGGAAAGAAGCCATCCTGCTGTCCAAATTGAAACATCCTAATATTGTGGCCTTCCGGGAGGCGTTTGAAG TGGACGACCTCCTTTGCATAGCTATGGAGTACTGTGGTGGAGGAGATCTGCTCCAGAGGATTCAGCAACAGAAAAACACGCAGTTCTGTGTTGAAAAT ATCTTAAAGTGGTTTGCTCAAATGTGTTCCGGTGCAAAGCATATCCACGATAAGAGGGTTTTACACAGAGATCTGAAGTCCAAG AACATTTTCCTGACGAATGATGGTTCAGTCAAGCTCGGAGACTTTGGCTCTGCATGTATTCTGAACAG CTCCGAGGCTTATGCTCATGCATATGTTGGCACACCATATTATGTTGCACCGGAAATCTGGGACAACAAGCCGTACAACAATAAGAG TGATGTGTGGTCGCTGGGCTGTGTCCTCTATGAACTCTGCACCCTGCGACACCCG TTCCAGGCACCGAGCTGGAAGAGCCTGATTCTGAAGGTGTGCCGGGGCGCATACCCTCCTCTTCCCAGGCACCTGCCCTATGAGCTGCAGTACTTGGTCAAGCAGATGTTTAAGACGAACCCAAAAGACAGGCCGTCCGTGCACACGATCCTGACCTCTCACCGGGTTTCCCGACTCCTGCGCTCACATGTGCCGTCGCAG GCCGCAGACAACGAGAAAGAGGGGAGGCGCACAGGTCGGTGGAACAGAGAAGAAGGGAAGAAAGTGGCTAATCTTCTGGAAGAGAAGAGTTTGATTAATACATCAACATTTGAAG ATGTGTTGTTACCCAAAGGCGGCTGTGAAAGCACCGAGCCCCGCCCTCAAAGGCAGTGGGCGAATGAGCCACCAGACACTCTGCTGCAGGTGTTAGCCGGTGCCAGCCTGGCCTCATCAGACAGCATGGCCTCGGCCGGTTCGACCCATG GTGTGTCAGAGGGGCCAGAGGACGGCCAGCGGAGGAGACGATGGGAGAGGGATCCTCCTGAGAGGCTTCTGGATATGCTGGAGAAGGCCCAGCTGAACAAAGCCTTCAGCACCTTTTTGATAAACAGAGGAG ATAACAACCCTCTGATCGGACCCCTGTCCCAACCACAGGGTGACGACACCGACGGTCCCGAGCCAGAAGTGCTTACAGACGAGCACAGACTGCAGTCACGCTCTGATGACGAGGACAC GGACTTTGAGGAAGAATCTCCATGTGACTGGATAGAGGAAGTTGAGAAAATGCTCTTGGAACACTAA
- the nek3 gene encoding serine/threonine-protein kinase Nek3 isoform X2 has product MEKYSHLRVIGEGSFGRAVLVQCKNTQEKYVIKEIQLPKNQSKLENSRKEAILLSKLKHPNIVAFREAFEVDDLLCIAMEYCGGGDLLQRIQQQKNTQFCVENILKWFAQMCSGAKHIHDKRVLHRDLKSKNIFLTNDGSVKLGDFGSACILNSSEAYAHAYVGTPYYVAPEIWDNKPYNNKSDVWSLGCVLYELCTLRHPFQAPSWKSLILKVCRGAYPPLPRHLPYELQYLVKQMFKTNPKDRPSVHTILTSHRVSRLLRSHVPSQAADNEKEGRRTGRWNREEGKKVANLLEEKSLINTSTFEGGCESTEPRPQRQWANEPPDTLLQVLAGASLASSDSMASAGSTHGVSEGPEDGQRRRRWERDPPERLLDMLEKAQLNKAFSTFLINRGDNNPLIGPLSQPQGDDTDGPEPEVLTDEHRLQSRSDDEDTDFEEESPCDWIEEVEKMLLEH; this is encoded by the exons ATGGAGAAATACTCACACCTGAGAGTCATCGGAGAAGGCTCGTTCGGCCGGGCTGTGTTAGTCCAGTGTAAAAACACTCAGGAAAAATATGTGATCAAGGAAATCCAGCTGCCGAAG AATCAATCCAAATTGGAGAATTCGAGGAAAGAAGCCATCCTGCTGTCCAAATTGAAACATCCTAATATTGTGGCCTTCCGGGAGGCGTTTGAAG TGGACGACCTCCTTTGCATAGCTATGGAGTACTGTGGTGGAGGAGATCTGCTCCAGAGGATTCAGCAACAGAAAAACACGCAGTTCTGTGTTGAAAAT ATCTTAAAGTGGTTTGCTCAAATGTGTTCCGGTGCAAAGCATATCCACGATAAGAGGGTTTTACACAGAGATCTGAAGTCCAAG AACATTTTCCTGACGAATGATGGTTCAGTCAAGCTCGGAGACTTTGGCTCTGCATGTATTCTGAACAG CTCCGAGGCTTATGCTCATGCATATGTTGGCACACCATATTATGTTGCACCGGAAATCTGGGACAACAAGCCGTACAACAATAAGAG TGATGTGTGGTCGCTGGGCTGTGTCCTCTATGAACTCTGCACCCTGCGACACCCG TTCCAGGCACCGAGCTGGAAGAGCCTGATTCTGAAGGTGTGCCGGGGCGCATACCCTCCTCTTCCCAGGCACCTGCCCTATGAGCTGCAGTACTTGGTCAAGCAGATGTTTAAGACGAACCCAAAAGACAGGCCGTCCGTGCACACGATCCTGACCTCTCACCGGGTTTCCCGACTCCTGCGCTCACATGTGCCGTCGCAG GCCGCAGACAACGAGAAAGAGGGGAGGCGCACAGGTCGGTGGAACAGAGAAGAAGGGAAGAAAGTGGCTAATCTTCTGGAAGAGAAGAGTTTGATTAATACATCAACATTTGAAG GCGGCTGTGAAAGCACCGAGCCCCGCCCTCAAAGGCAGTGGGCGAATGAGCCACCAGACACTCTGCTGCAGGTGTTAGCCGGTGCCAGCCTGGCCTCATCAGACAGCATGGCCTCGGCCGGTTCGACCCATG GTGTGTCAGAGGGGCCAGAGGACGGCCAGCGGAGGAGACGATGGGAGAGGGATCCTCCTGAGAGGCTTCTGGATATGCTGGAGAAGGCCCAGCTGAACAAAGCCTTCAGCACCTTTTTGATAAACAGAGGAG ATAACAACCCTCTGATCGGACCCCTGTCCCAACCACAGGGTGACGACACCGACGGTCCCGAGCCAGAAGTGCTTACAGACGAGCACAGACTGCAGTCACGCTCTGATGACGAGGACAC GGACTTTGAGGAAGAATCTCCATGTGACTGGATAGAGGAAGTTGAGAAAATGCTCTTGGAACACTAA
- the lpar6a gene encoding lysophosphatidic acid receptor 6a isoform X2, with product MYNTTLLNDITQQSFPSNLGSSSCSKNDGFKYPLYSTVFSIVFVVGLITNVVAMYIFTCSLKLRNETTTYMMNLVVSDLLFVSTLPLRVFYFINQNWPFGSMLCKVSVSLFYTNMYGSMLFLTCISVDRFLAIVHPIRSRMLRTKRNAKIVCAAVWVLVLSGSLPTGFLLNSTSNDEKVNATFCFENFSSKQWKSHLSKVVIFIETVGFIIPLLLNVCCSIMVLQTLRRPQTVSRGDCYVESVVRTIYPIALCIAVSNCCFDPIVYYFTSETIQNSIKRKSQVSRAYDVNFSEALQSESSSHLQCSLMTLKAKVFNTESSV from the exons ATGTACAACACTACCCTCCTGAATGACATCACCCAGCAATCGTTTCCAAGTAACTTGGGGTCTTCCAGCTGCAGCAAGAATGACGGGTTCAAATACCCACTGTACAGCACGGTCTTCAGCATTGTGTTTGTGGTTGGGCTTATCACCAACGTTGTGGCCATGTACATCTTCACCTGCTCTTTGAAGCTGAGGAATGAGACCACGACCTACATGATGAACTTGGTAGTGTCTGACCTGCTGTTTGTCTCCACGCTGCCCCTGAGGGTCTTCTACTTCATCAACCAGAACTGGCCTTTTGGAAGCATGCTCTGCAAAGTCTCCGTCTCCCTCTTCTACACCAACATGTACGGCAGCATGCTCTTTCTCACCTGCATCAGCGTGGATCGCTTCTTGGCCATCGTGCACCCGATCCGTTCAAGGATGCTGAGAACCAAGCGCAACGCCAAAATAGTGTGCGCTGCCGTGTGGGTGTTGGTTCTCTCAGGGAGCCTTCCCACGGGGTTCTTGTTGAACAGCACATCGAATGATGAAAAGGTGAACGCCACCTTCTGCTTCGAGAACTTCTCGTCCAAACAGTGGAAATCTCACCTCTCCAAAGTGGTGATCTTCATCGAAACGGTGGGCTTCATCATCCCTTTGCTGCTCAACGTCTGTTGCTCCATAATGGTGTTGCAGACTCTGCGGCGTCCCCAAACCGTCAGCCGTGGGG acTGCTATGTGGAGTCGGTGGTTCGAACCATATACCCGATAGCCCTCTGCATTGCTGTATCCAACTGCTGCTTTGATCCCATTGTTTACTACTTCACCTCGGAGACCATCCAGAATTCCATCAAGAGGAAGTCTCAGGTCAGCCGTGCATACGATGTCAATTTCTCCGAGGCCttgcagtcagaaagcagctcCCATCTGCAATGCAGCCTCATGACCCTCAAAGCTAAAGTGTTCAACACGGAGTCTTCAGTGTGa
- the lpar6a gene encoding lysophosphatidic acid receptor 6a isoform X1 gives MYNTTLLNDITQQSFPSNLGSSSCSKNDGFKYPLYSTVFSIVFVVGLITNVVAMYIFTCSLKLRNETTTYMMNLVVSDLLFVSTLPLRVFYFINQNWPFGSMLCKVSVSLFYTNMYGSMLFLTCISVDRFLAIVHPIRSRMLRTKRNAKIVCAAVWVLVLSGSLPTGFLLNSTSNDEKVNATFCFENFSSKQWKSHLSKVVIFIETVGFIIPLLLNVCCSIMVLQTLRRPQTVSRGGKVNKTKILRMIAVHLLIFCFCFIPYNVNLVFYALVRTKTLKDCYVESVVRTIYPIALCIAVSNCCFDPIVYYFTSETIQNSIKRKSQVSRAYDVNFSEALQSESSSHLQCSLMTLKAKVFNTESSV, from the coding sequence ATGTACAACACTACCCTCCTGAATGACATCACCCAGCAATCGTTTCCAAGTAACTTGGGGTCTTCCAGCTGCAGCAAGAATGACGGGTTCAAATACCCACTGTACAGCACGGTCTTCAGCATTGTGTTTGTGGTTGGGCTTATCACCAACGTTGTGGCCATGTACATCTTCACCTGCTCTTTGAAGCTGAGGAATGAGACCACGACCTACATGATGAACTTGGTAGTGTCTGACCTGCTGTTTGTCTCCACGCTGCCCCTGAGGGTCTTCTACTTCATCAACCAGAACTGGCCTTTTGGAAGCATGCTCTGCAAAGTCTCCGTCTCCCTCTTCTACACCAACATGTACGGCAGCATGCTCTTTCTCACCTGCATCAGCGTGGATCGCTTCTTGGCCATCGTGCACCCGATCCGTTCAAGGATGCTGAGAACCAAGCGCAACGCCAAAATAGTGTGCGCTGCCGTGTGGGTGTTGGTTCTCTCAGGGAGCCTTCCCACGGGGTTCTTGTTGAACAGCACATCGAATGATGAAAAGGTGAACGCCACCTTCTGCTTCGAGAACTTCTCGTCCAAACAGTGGAAATCTCACCTCTCCAAAGTGGTGATCTTCATCGAAACGGTGGGCTTCATCATCCCTTTGCTGCTCAACGTCTGTTGCTCCATAATGGTGTTGCAGACTCTGCGGCGTCCCCAAACCGTCAGCCGTGGGGGTAAGGTGAACAAAACTAAGATTCTGCGCATGATAGCCGTGCATCtcttaattttttgtttttgtttcatccCCTACAATGTAAATTTGGTTTTTTATGCCCTCGTCCgaacaaaaacattaaaagacTGCTATGTGGAGTCGGTGGTTCGAACCATATACCCGATAGCCCTCTGCATTGCTGTATCCAACTGCTGCTTTGATCCCATTGTTTACTACTTCACCTCGGAGACCATCCAGAATTCCATCAAGAGGAAGTCTCAGGTCAGCCGTGCATACGATGTCAATTTCTCCGAGGCCttgcagtcagaaagcagctcCCATCTGCAATGCAGCCTCATGACCCTCAAAGCTAAAGTGTTCAACACGGAGTCTTCAGTGTGa
- the rcbtb2 gene encoding RCC1 and BTB domain-containing protein 2, which translates to MLDVGKWPVFALLPPEELRLIRQACVFGSAANEALYGTVNDEVFALGTNCSGCLGLGDLQSTIEPRRIDVLCGKKIVSLSYGTGPHVVIATADGEVFAWGHNGYSQLGNGTTNHGLTPALVSTNLLSKRVTEVACGSHHTIALTTDGEVFAWGYNNSGQVGSGSTANQPTPRRVSSCLQNKVVVNIACGQLCSMAVLDNGEVYGWGYNCNGQLGLGNNGNQQTPCRIAALQGVNIVQVACGYAHTLALTDEGFVYAWGANSYGQLGTGNKSNQAIPTAINTDKERMVEVAACHTSHTSAAKTQSGQVLMWGQCRGQAVCSPHLTHFSSTDDVFACFATPAVTWHLLSVDGDDYLTVAQSLKKEFDSPEISDLKFMVDGKCIHVHKALLKIRCEHFRALLNETDEDAIEIHQFSYLVYRAFLEYLYTDTINLPPEDAIGLLDLATFYRETRLKRLCQETIKRGISEENAITLLSAAVKYEARDLEEFCFKFCVNHLTAVTQTQAFADMDHDLLKTFISKASRYGAFKN; encoded by the exons GTCTTTGCTTTAGGCACCAACTGCAGCGGCTGTTTGGGGCTCGGAGACCTTCAAAGCACTATCGAGCCGCGCAGGATTGATGTCTTGTGTGGAAAGAAGATTGTGTCCCTGAGCTATGGAACAGGACCACATGTGGTTATCGCCACTGCAG ATGGTGAGGTGTTTGCCTGGGGCCACAATGGCTACAGCCAACTGGGAAATGGGACCACCAACCATGGACTGACCCCTGCTTTGGTGTCCACCAACCTCCTTAGTAAGAGAGTGACAGAGGTGGCCTGTGGCTCCCACCACACTATTGCCCTCACCACAGATGGAGAG GTGTTTGCATGGGGTTACAACAACTCTGGCCAAGTAGGTTCGGGGTCTACTGCCAATCAGCCAACACCCCGTCGGGTCAGCAGCTGCCTGCAGAACAAAGTGGTGGTCAACATAGCCTGCGGTCAGCTCTGCTCTATGGCTGTTCTGGACAATGGAGAG GTCTATGGTTGGGGCTACAATTGCAATGGACAGCTGGGTTTGGGCAACAATGGAAATCAACAGACACCGTGCAGGATCGCTGCCCTCCAAGGTGTCAACATAGTCCAG GTAGCGTGTGGATATGCACACACGTTGGCGCTTACAGACGAGGGCTTTGTTTACGCCTGGGGAGCCAACTCATATGGACAGTTGGGAACAGGCAATAAAAGCAACCAAGCTATTCCCACTGCAATAAACACGGATAAAGAGAG GATGGTGGAGGTGGCTGCATGTCACACCAGCCACACATCAGCTGCCAAGACGCAGAGCGGACAGGTCCTGATGTGGGGTCAGTGTCGGGGTCAGGCTGTGTGCAGCCCTCACCTCACACATTTCAGCAGCACCGACGACGTGTTCGCCTGCTTCGCCACCCCCGCAGTCACGTGGCATCTTCTGTCCGTGG ATGGAGATGACTACCTGACGGTCGCCCAGTCTCTGAAGAAGGAGTTTGACAGCCCAGAGATTTCTGACCTGAAATTCATGGTTGATGGGAAATGCATCCATGTTCACAAAGCCCTGCTGAAGATCAG GTGTGAGCATTTCCGTGCGTTGTTGAATGAAACGGATGAAGATGCCATAGAAATTCACCAGTTCTCATACCTGGTCTACAGAGCCTTCCTGGAGTATCTCTACACAGACACTATTAACTTGCCACCAGAGGATGCTATTG gactTTTAGATTTGGCTACATTCTACAGAGAGACGAGGCTAAAGAGATTGTGTCAGGAAACGATCAAGAGAGGCATTTCTGAAGAGAACGCCatcactctgctctctgctgctgtcAAATATGAGGCGCGG GACCTGGAGGAGTTCTGCTTCAAGTTTTGTGTCAACCACCTAACAGCTGTCACGCAGACCCAGGCCTTTGCAGACATGGATCATGACCTGCTCAAGACCTTCATTAGCAAAGCCAGTCGCTACGGGGCCTTCAAAAACTGA